DNA from Lagenorhynchus albirostris chromosome 3, mLagAlb1.1, whole genome shotgun sequence:
TAGTCAAAAGCACATTTGTGATTTGAGTTATGTTTGTGACTTTGAGCTTTAGGGTgtctataatatttatttataatcacattaattgttttcaattctgtttatttttttttaagtctgtctTGAAAGTACAACCAACGTGATTGTGCCTTAAATGAAATCACTGTCTAAACAAATTCAGTATCTAAACACATCTTCACCAATGAACttaggggaaagggaaggaatttCAAAACACAGACCAGGAAACAATCACAAAATATAAGTTTAATtactactgttaaaaaaaaaaaaaattagaaaaaaagaaactaccaagaaaacaaacataagtacTTGAGTAAGTCTTGCTATTCTGAATAATGTAACATCTTTTCTAAATTGTATAAACACAGTAGAAGTTTTAGAACACACAGACACTAAGGAAAAGAAAGGCTAGTTCCTTGGGAATTACTATCCAGTATGATACAATTACTTCAGGATAACAGAAGCAGAACCTTCCTTACAATTAGATTTTAACAAATGATTTTGCCGCTAATAGAAATGGGGAATGTGTGAATGACAAATTTTGgagggtgaaagaaaaaaaatctactgaaGGTAAGCACTGGATACAGAACTGAGGTTTGCTTATTTTTCACAACCAAAAATAAGCAAGTTAAACTATCTGTACAAATAAAGCTTGATACTAAGTATGCAAACAGAAGCATAAACATTTGTAACTAATCACACCCATGAAAGACTGGGTTAACACTTCAAACACGGTATTGCAACTAGTGGACATACAAGGCAGAAATTTCTAAAATACTGTTACACAGATGAGTAATGTTAGTATAAATtctttatttacattaaaatctgTTTCAGTTTGCTGGTGTGACCAAACCTTAGAAGGTATAATCCCTAAGGGTAAATCAGAATGTAAGAGCAGATATTTAGATACCAGGTAAAGGCTCAATTCGAGGCAATCATAAACCTtcaagatatttttctaaagtcACTGAAACCATTTTAGGTGGTGTTCTGGTGGTCAGCTAAAAGTGAACCGTTAATCACTAGTAGTTTTTATCCTTGCCATGATAATTTTCTGCACTGAATGGAAACACCATGAATAGAGACACATTTTAAGTAGTAGAAGATTGACATTCTGTCATGctatttgattttataaaaaatCATAATAGACCCTCTCACTGTTAAAAGTTGTAGAGGAACTTtataataaattcttaaatatatttctgtGATGTCTAGCAATTGAATAAACttgaaagtagaacaaaaattttgcTAATAACTGCTTTATATTACAcaaggaaatatatatgtatttacacaaACTGAACTGAACTCCCTTCTCCACAAATAAGACTTctaaacaaaaaagttcacaaagGACTATAGAATGTGACTGGACACTTAACAACTAGACTACCTGGTTGAAATCAGATTTCAGTCCTCTGTCATTCTCAGAGTTTTTCTAATGCCTTTTGCAAAAAGTACAAGTAATGTGATTAAGTTTTATTTAGATTCCTTATTGAGGATAAATTGTTATAAATTCTACACTCACTCACTGAGCATAGAACTCATTGTTACTGAACATGAAAGTTAGGTTTTTTTCATGTGACCTAACTTTCCTCTACCAACTATAAACtccaaaataacattttctgtCAGAGATAATATGGACAAAAATTGTGTGCTGAACAGAAAGTTTTGAAACTGCTTAAAATGCACCTACTGTTTAAACCAAACAAGTTTAACAAGTTTAAATTTATACTGCGAGTCCTCAGTGGTCATATAAATAAACGTTTCTTTTTTGTAAACCTCAGCAACTATATTCACACATCGAGTTGTCATCGAGTTAAACTACacctttttaaagaaagtattttaaagagaACAATGAAGAATCCAAGTAAAAAAGTAGGTGTTaggtttttaaatctattttaagaaattaaaaatggaaaggtTAAGAATTTACTAAATCCTTATTTCCCTAATTGTGGTATTAACAAAAATTTCtcacaaaatgtataaaacagcATAAACATTCAACAGATAACACTAATATTAGTCATACTTATTCTTTCACTTGATTAGCATTTGTTGGGAAAACAAATGGCCAAAGTGCTTAATTTTCATTTAGAATGGAATAATCTGGCCTAACTGaccaataattaaagaaaatagtaGAGGATACAAGTATTCAAAGTTTTACACGAATAAGGAGGGTTTGCTATTTTGTCTGCTAAAGAGTTTTACCTCAACTTTAAATCTTCCTAAAATGCCAACAtcccaaaataaaatttagtattaTCTGACTGTAGACTGAATAAACCTTCAACATCAATCCTTAGCACCTCAAATAATGACACAAAGtcataacacatttttttttcatgtaaggaccaagcagttttaaaaacaatctaaatggCCTCAAAGCATTCTCAAACTTACATGAAAATTTGAGTACACATAATACTTCCAAAGAGTAGGActgttttaagattctctttGGATTCTAAGGATaaccattttgttcatttttaaataaattattatacaaaaataaacaattgaggatgttctttgtttttagtttaccCAGGCAAAGGCAACCACAATGTACACACAGGCTAGATTGTAACCTGTCCGCACAGAACAAATCAAGAGCGAGCAAGCCAAAAGGGACAAACGAAGCCTCCAATCTGATTTAAGCTCTTGTAACCATGGCTCCTAGAGCAGCTTATTCCTGCCATCTAGGTCTAAGATTGTGGGGCGCAGTTCCAAACCTACCAAAAATGGAAGCCAAGGGCATAAGCTGGCAGGCAGGCAAAAAAGATCTTTTGACAGGAATCACTCCATGAGTTAGGGAAGTGGATGGAAGTGAGGGGAATATAATGAAGATTCTAGAATAAAGGCAGTGGCAGGATTAAGGAGAAGCCTTAGGAAGGGTTCTCACACTTCTAAAGTATACATGTTAACTGGGTGAGGACAAAAGTACAGTCCCCAgattcaaatgaaattttaaataattatacgAGTGCCTACAGGCCAGAGTTAAATCCCTAGCAGTACTGTTAATATCAGATGTTATCAAGAGTGAACTGGAAACAGATTTTGTTTGTGCCTTTCCACAGACATTGAAGTCAAAGGAAGAAATTGCACCTACAACTAAGAACTAAGAGGCCAAAATACCACCTTCATAAACATTTGACCATAAATTTCCAAATTTGTGCTCTCATTTAGTTGAAGTTGCATTTATCCTAATTTACTGACATTTTTGTTTAAGCAtgcctacattttaaaaaatggtgattagttttgaaatttaaatctTCTAGAACCTTCACCAAGATTACTATTAAAACCCTTAGTATAAAAGATTTCTGTGATCCTTACAATTGATGGAAGCCCTActactttcacattttttaatttatattttgtgaaATATTAATGGTCAGATATCCCCAATTGCTAAAGAAAATATAGTATGATCTGGTTTCCCAAAATCGAAACatggttaataaaaataaaaaaaattgtatttacacAAAATagcctgaaaaattaaaaagaacggTGAATCCTAGGTCCTACAGGGGAGGGAAAAGCGGCATCATAAATAAGTTCAAATTGAAAATTTGGAGTTTTTATCCTGTGCCCCATGCTATTTATTAActgccatattttaaaaacaacaattaCGTTACAAAGAAGAGGATTTATCATCcacatttcttcctcattcaggtCAGCTTGGCTTTCTTCTTCGCAGGTCCTTTGTGCCCTTTGgcctttcttcttaaattccgCCTGTCAACCACAGGCACTTCCACTTCTATCTCCTCTGAGCTGCTATCCACAGTCTTCTCTGTTGATTGCATCAACTGATCCAGTTGCTCAGAAGATGCTTCAGACTGCTCCTCTGACTGGTTCTTCTGTCCTGCGTTCTGTGAAAATGGCACATCTTCAAGTTCAACCTCTATTAAAGAGCTCTGAGGAAGAGCTGGAGATGTTTCCTGGGGCTCAGCTACCCCCTCCTCACCCTGGTCTTCCAATGAGGCAGTAGTGTTGGGTGATACATTTTCAGGAATCGATTCTTCAGAAAATTCAGTTATCACAGAGTTTGGAAAACCACTGTCGGACCGTTCTTCATTTGGGATAGTAGCTACATTGTCTGAACTCCCAAAATGTGCTTTCTTTCTTGAAACTAGAGGCAGCCTCTCTTCAGTGTGCCCCTTGTCATCAGATGGGCCTTCATCTAGCAACATTTCTGAGTCAGTTACATGTGaagtctaaaaacaaaaaacccggTGAACAACTTTTGCAGTATAGTTCTTACATAAATTATTCTCAGACACTAATATGCAATGACCCTGAACCACATTTTAAAGAATTCAGCACTCACTACTTTTGTTAATCGTGTGCACATGTTCTGAATACAGCTCAATTTCTTCGAAACTGTCTTACATGATAATTTGGATTCATTAAGTTCTTGCTTTAAAGATGCAATAAAAGTAATGATTTTACCCCAAAAAGTACTTAGGGCACAAACTTTATGTCAAGATTCTTCAAAACCATGAATCAACTCAGTTTTTAGTTTCCTGGTGTTACTGGAGCCAGAACCGAGAATCCTGGGACTTGACACTGTGCTACCCCACTGAGTTTGACTATTAGGTGAAAGGTGAGGGCAGCGAAAATGTTATTCATGTAATTATGTGAGACACTAATAAAATAATGCGATACAAGAGTTTTTTACCCTTAAATTGGAATATtcaaaagtagaaattaaatttcctttttgatgtggcacctatatatacaatggaatattactcagccataaaaaaagaatgaaatcttgccacttgcaacaacatggatgaacttagaggggattatgctcagtgaaataagtcagacagagaaagataaaaaccataagatctcatttgtatgtggaatctaaaaaacaaaacaaaatgaaaacagactcagataAAAAGAACAAATGGGAGGTTGCCAGAACGGAGGGTGTGACGGGACTGaaagaggtaggggattaagaggtacaaacttccagttacaaaataaaccacggggatgtaatacatagcataaggaatatggtcaacaatattgtaataactttatataGGGAACAGATGGTTACTGGACTTacagtggtgatcatttcataatgtatgcaaaaatcaaatcactatgtactacacatgaaactaatattgtacaccaactatatttcaataaaaataaataattaaatttctttcaaaatattccatCAAGTTTTCCCCACTAATCTAATCTGTCTCcctaattaaaacaaattaaaatgacagtacTGGTCACAGACTATGTAAGTAATAGGTattcaaatatttggtaaataatgctttacccatttttctaagCATTTCCTAAATCTACAAAGTGAAACTCATTTTGTTACCGTAAGTCAGACGAATGAAGTTACaaagatttgaattttaaaaaacattactgATTGCATCTTCTTAAAACACCCAAtgtagtaaaatttatttttcctgaaggACTGTACATGTTAAAGTAGAGGAAGATATATATCCCACACTGCCCTAGCCAAGTCAGCAACACTGGACActataactataaaaaattagGATATTTCTCCATTACCTTATCCTGTGCAACAGCCTCAGGAGATTTTGAAGATTCTACCACCAGTGGAACAAGATTCGTAGAGTCTTCACTGGAATTAAAAGACTGCAATTTTAATTCTTCACCTAACACTTCGCTAGTGGAGTCCTCCTCTTCTGTTATAAGTGAAGTCTTAAGAGTATCATCCATTATCTCACCATTCATAGGCTCTGATTCAGATTCCTACACCATCGAGGGCAAAAAAAGTCAGGACAAAATTACAGATTAACTTACTTGTCATACAAGGTGGGTCCATTCTCAGTCGCCCTGTCATGCACCAGGACTCAAGATACATTCTACCACGTTACAGGACACAGGTTAAGGAACAGCAGAGTcagtaagagaaaagaatccaTAAGTACCCCAATTTCCCTCTGTTctcatggagaaaagacaggacCAGGATGCTCTATGGACCCAGTGTGGGTCTGAGATTCAGTGAAGAGACCCtgcctccttctttctcttcctccatatAGGGCAGTGACAGGAAGAACCTTTTCAGTAAAAAGCCACCAGAGAATGTCTAGATTTGGTGCCAGCTCTTTACAGAACATCAGCTGCTCGGCACTCGGAATCCTTGGGGCCCCTGGGAAGTCACAGTTTAGCATGCAGCGGAAGGAAGCAGTAGCAGTCTTGTGGGAAGCTGAGTTTGGGTACAGCTTCTTGCTGGGAGGAGAGAGCCCTCAGTCTTAGTGAGCTCATTCTCCTGTCAACAAAGGGTCATCTTTGAACAATGCTGCTCCTTAAATCACATTAAAATACGGAAAAGCGATTTGATAACACTAAGTCTCCAATTTCTGAAACAACTCCTCCAAGATTTATCAATTTACAAGATTTTCATTAACATCTAATATTTCTAATTAATCCTAATGACATTCTAATAATTagagatcattttatttaattatcatttaaaaaattagaacactgggcttccctggtggcgcagtggtgaagaatccgcctgccaatgcaaaggacacgggttcaagccctggtccgggaggatcccacatgctgttgagcggctaggcccgtgtgccacaactctgagcctgcactctagagcccgcaagccacaactactgagcccgcatgcttagagcccatgctctgcagcaagagaagccgctgtaatgagaagcccatgcaccgcaacgaagagtagcccccgctcaccacaactagagaaagtccactaacagcaacaaagacccaatgcagccaaaaataaaataaatttaaattaattaaaataaaaattagaacacTGATGCActcaaattttaagaaatagaCTTGGCTGGATTATATAGAACCCCTGAAATCATATAATGAATGCTTTCCTAAGGGATACTGAaatcacagacttagaaaaattAATCTGGCCAGAGAGTATAAAGAATAAACTGCACACAGAAGGTAATTATAATAAAACTCACAAAAGGACCAACTACGGtaagagaaatgttaaaaggaaggaaatgagaaagatatagcaaaagtttttataaaaaaaaacagaattttggTGAGTAACTACAAGGGAGAagcaacagaagagaaaaactcAGTCCTTCAAGTTCTAGGTTTGggaacagaatgaaaaataagaaataggaaaaaaggcTCAATAGAGAAGTGATAGGAAAGaacagagatgttaaaatttAAGATGATAAAAGACATCTGTCTAAACAGAAATATTCAGAAGGCAAGTAATACTGAAGTCTGGATCAATATTGAAAGTCTGGAGTTATTGGTCATCCCCACAGAGATGACCATTCAGCCATTAGACTAGATGcattttcaaaagagaagaaagtcaaGAACTGAGTCTTCTAGAATGTCCAcaaatacaggggaaaaaacaggaAGCAGAAGAgtcaaaaagcaaataaataaaaccaaaacaaaacttcagAGAGAGGAAAACCAAGAAACCAGAACACAACAGTGTTAAAGCCAGGGTACTAGAGAATCCGGAGGAAGAGAGAGTAGTCAACCTAGGTAAGGAAACCCACCAGAATTGAGTGAAAGTGTCACTGGTGACCTACAAGAGTAGGTACTCACATGTATTGTTGGACAAAAGAAACAGGTTACATGAAGGATGTACAGTataatcttaaattaaaaaaaaaaaacccacaaaaatataCATTCCCGTAGACATCTAGAAGCATATAaatcccttttttaaaatatgttttgtggcttccctggtggcgcagtggttcagagtccgcctgacgatgcaggggacgtgggttcgtgccccggtccaggaagatcccacatgccgcggtgcggctgggcccgcgagccatggccactgagcctgcgcatccggagcctgtggtccgcaacgggagaggccacaacagtgagatgcccgcataccgcaaaaaaaaaaaaaaaaaaaaatgtgtttgtttccctaatttttacaagagaaaaaatgtcatttaaaaatacaatttcatgAAGTAGAGGAAACAGGAGCTAAATTGGAgcaagttaataaataaaatcagtaatgCAGTTTCACTTGCTTAGCTCCTGGCTGGACTTGACAAACaggtaaaagatttttaaagaaacttaagtatgtttcaaagaagaaataaggaatCTGTAAGAGAGGAAAATAttgaagatattaaagaaaaagaaagataggaaatagagaaaatgaaaaaagaaatgaagccagATAAAGAGTTTTTTACTCAGTCACAAAGGATTTTCCTCCTTGTTTTCTAgttgtaaaaaaaatgaatttagttatttttctaggaatttgtaaatcaactgtagtcAAATACATATGTTTTTTCTGGACAACTAATTCTATCCTTTTAACCAAAATAGGGGTGCAATTTAGGGCTTGTTGGATATTAAGGCGTTCTAACTGGTTTTATAAGGTAGACCTCTTATCGTCACATTTGTCACTTCTTAAGTATGTTTAATTCTacaaattaatttgtattttaaatacactGAGGGACATTACTAACTAAACATCCTCTATTTTATCTTTGCAATATGTCAAACTTTATAAACTcagtttgaaatataaaatacttgTAACTTTATCCTCTACTACCTGACCTTGCTTTAGacatatatgctttttttttttttaaatttatctttgctgtgttgggcctttgttgctgcacgcgggctttctctagttgcagcaagcaggggctactcttcattgcaatgcgcaggcttctcactgcgatgtcttctcttgttgcagagcacgggctctaggctcatgggcttcagtagttgcaggacatgggctcagcagttgtggctcacgggctctagagcgcaggctcagttgtgtggcacacgggcttagctgctccgtggcatgtgggatattcctggaccagggctcgaacccatgtcccctgcattggcaggcagattcttaaccactgcgccaccagggaagtcctgacataTATGCTTTTTAACATTAAATACAATTTCTACTAAGAGTCTAAAATACGTTGTTATGCTTTTCTAACAATGTATGACTAAGAAAGTTAAATTTTActtccattcattttatttaataagtgAATCTCCTACCTTTTCACCTTCTTGCTTTTCCAGGCCTGGCTGGGTTTCTGGTGCTGgttgaacatttttatcactgctTTCATCCTCAAATTCAATCACACTCTGTTCAGGTTCTTCTTCCAAGAATTCTTCTGAGCTCTCTGATGTTCGTGCAGTAGACTCCAATctacaaaaccaaagaaaaacattCTTACTTGTTTTATTaaagatgaatataaaatttCAGGAATCTGTTAATAAAGTAACACTTCAGAGAATCAACTAAGTGTTGTCCAGACAACAACTTCAAATTTTATAGGTCCAAAACCAACCTCTTCATCTTCTTACAAATTTGTTCTCTTTCCTACCTTGTTCTCCAGT
Protein-coding regions in this window:
- the FAM169A gene encoding soluble lamin-associated protein of 75 kDa isoform X3: MFVRKKYRGKDFGLHMLEDFVDSFTEDALGLRYPLTSLMYIACNQYFEKYPGDHELLWEVEGVGHWYQRIPITRALQRETFKITAVSQNEAKRPVSGEYGLGSVPDYEAGAEDSLSSEMQLTIDSLKDAFASTSEGHGKTPVSTRTRSSHLKRPKIGKRFQDSEFSSSQGEDEKTPQTSPTASVNKLESTARTSESSEEFLEEEPEQSVIEFEDESSDKNVQPAPETQPGLEKQEGEKESESEPMNGEIMDDTLKTSLITEEEDSTSEVLGEELKLQSFNSSEDSTNLVPLVVESSKSPEAVAQDKTSHVTDSEMLLDEGPSDDKGHTEERLPLVSRKKAHFGSSDNVATIPNEERSDSGFPNSVITEFSEESIPENVSPNTTASLEDQGEEGVAEPQETSPALPQSSLIEVELEDVPFSQNAGQKNQSEEQSEASSEQLDQLMQSTEKTVDSSSEEIEVEVPVVDRRNLRRKAKGHKGPAKKKAKLT